The Aspergillus fumigatus Af293 chromosome 5, whole genome shotgun sequence nucleotide sequence TCAGCCACCCCGTCACGTTGTAGTTCAACGATTCGGGAAGTGTATCGAAGAGATCCTATAGAATTTGTCAGCGCTGGGCATCATCCTGGAGACTGGAAGCAAATACCGTATCCATACTGCCCACCATGGCGTAATTCTGGCTCGTCTCATTCTTCATGGTTACCAACACACTGTAGCGCTGTGCGCTGGCGATGTAGATCATGTTGGCCTCCGACGCATGGGTCCAGACACCATCCACCTCAACAATCTTCATCGTGTGGTCTTCGATCCAAAAATACTGACTGGCAAACGCACCCACATTGACCAAGTGGAAGAGGTACGTCTTGCCCGGCTCAACTGCCACAGTGAGGTTCTGCGTGTCGTTCATCAGAGCCGCTTTGGGCACGGGCTCCGCGCCGGTGGgattgctgatgctgatgaatGACTTCAAGAGTGTTGGCATTTGGTCGTGATACCAGTCGGACAGGCTAATAACTCGCTCCTCATCATACTGCCCAATATACGGGTTCTTGGGATCGGTCACCACCAAGGCTTGTCGGAGCCCATCAGGGTATTGGCCTTTCGTGTGAGAATGGTACCAATAAGTGCCAGATTGCTCAACCTGCGCAGATCGTCAGAGACTTCATGGAATCAGGAGCTTCTACCGCATCCTATACTGACGGTGAAATTGTAGACAAAGGTAGAGCCGGGAGCGATATCGCACTGAGTGACCGACGGAGGGCCATCCATATGGTTGGTCCCATTCTGAAAGAACCCATGCCAGTGGACACTGGTGGTCTCATTTCCCAACGCATTATGCACCTTTGCAATGATGCGGTCACCTCTGGTAAAACTGAGCACTGGAGGTGGCCATTGACCGTTGATTCCAATCACAGGTCGCTCGAATTGGCCATCGGGATTAGCGGTGACCCATGTGATATTCCAGTCATAGTGAAGGGTAGCAGCAGAGGTTGTCAGGATGTTAACGACAAAGGCCGTCAACAATAGGAAGCCAACTGCCATGGCACCTCCGAAAGACGATGAACACGAATTgagaggatgttgagaacTGAACTGAGGGGGAAAGGAATCTCAACTTCCAATAGAAAGAATTAATTAATGGGGGAGGGGATGGCTGGAATGGAAACTGATTGATAAGagctttttccttttcttatttttttttttaattttttaattttttaattttttaattttttaattttttaGTTTTTTAGTTTTTTAGTTCTCTGGGGATTGTACCAAAAATAAAAGTCAATTTTATTGTCACCAAGTCGCTC carries:
- the fetC gene encoding putative ferrooxidoreductase Fet3: MAVGFLLLTAFVVNILTTSAATLHYDWNITWVTANPDGQFERPVIGINGQWPPPVLSFTRGDRIIAKVHNALGNETTSVHWHGFFQNGTNHMDGPPSVTQCDIAPGSTFVYNFTVEQSGTYWYHSHTKGQYPDGLRQALVVTDPKNPYIGQYDEERVISLSDWYHDQMPTLLKSFISISNPTGAEPVPKAALMNDTQNLTVAVEPGKTYLFHLVNVGAFASQYFWIEDHTMKIVEVDGVWTHASEANMIYIASAQRYSVLVTMKNETSQNYAMVGSMDTDLFDTLPESLNYNVTGWLMYNDQADKPTPALVSAFEPYDDFNLVPVDGMALHKEADYTVTLDVTMDNLGDGANYAFFNGITYVMPKVPTLYSVLTTGSAATDPAVYGYNTHPIVLKRGDIVDIVLNNDDAGKHPFHLHGHTFQVIARSEENAGHYDPSNHTTFPSIPMRRDTVIVRPQGNFVLRFQADNPGVWLFHCHIEWHMDSGLAATFIEAPLDLQKTLKIPEDHYQVCEASGTLTAGNAAGNTKDLFDLTGQNVSPAPLPAGFTAKGIVALVFSCVAAILGLLSIAWYGMAPITAPRAGSTPSNDSDEN